One part of the Marinobacterium rhizophilum genome encodes these proteins:
- a CDS encoding efflux RND transporter permease subunit, protein MKRMSLSILSLVKGSEQLIERVLFHRRRTLLGLFLAVTLALGWQASQIRPDASFVKMIPTEHPYVENYLNYRDDLAGLGNSLRVVVAATDGDIFTPGYQDKLRRVTDELFFLPGVDRSALASIWTPNVRWTEVTEEGFVGGPVIPDDYDGSARSLEQLRTNILRSGQVGRLVANDFGSAIVQVPLFDRDPETGAALDYQQLSHLLETLVRQPYESEGIRIHITGFAKVVGDLIDGARDVALFFAVAFAVTLVLLYLYSGSVSGTLIPLACSLVAVIWQLGLLRLLGYGLDPYSMLVPFLVFAIAVSHGVQIVNTVAQEAAQGADSLLAARRAFRALYIPGLTALLSDGLGFVTLLVIQIQVIQDLAVAASVGVAVIILTNLLLLPLLMSWCGVGARAIQRAQRSGEAVHSRWAILTVFARPRGAAVALLIAGILAVAGLQASSSLKIGDLDSGAPELRKDSRYNLDNAFVTDHYSTSSDVFVVMVTTAAEQCASFKTLELVDRFQQYLTNVPGVQSSLSLADVSERVTAGLNEGSLKWRSVSRNQFVINASLAYVPGGLMNGDCSLLPLIMFLDDHKAETLTRVTDSVKAFAAEHDSDQIQFRLAAGNSGIEAATNEVISTAQYKMLLWVYGVVSLLCLLTFRSVRTVLCIILPLALTSLLCQALMARLGIGVKVATLPVIALGVGIGVDYGIYIYTKLNSYLLQGHSLPDAYLATLRTTGKSVAFTGLTLAIGVVLWVLSPIKFQADMGILLTFMFLWNMLGALILLPALTCVLYRHTGSTVAQKETSDLLS, encoded by the coding sequence ATGAAACGGATGTCCCTGTCGATACTGAGCCTGGTTAAAGGCAGCGAGCAGCTGATTGAGCGTGTGCTGTTTCACCGCCGCCGTACACTGCTGGGGCTGTTCCTGGCCGTGACCCTGGCGCTGGGCTGGCAGGCGAGCCAGATCAGGCCCGACGCCAGCTTTGTCAAGATGATTCCCACCGAGCATCCCTATGTCGAGAATTACCTGAACTACCGCGATGACCTGGCGGGGCTGGGGAACAGCCTGCGCGTCGTGGTGGCGGCGACCGACGGCGATATTTTCACGCCAGGCTACCAGGACAAGCTGCGCCGGGTGACCGACGAGCTGTTCTTCCTGCCCGGTGTGGATCGCTCGGCGCTGGCCTCGATCTGGACGCCCAATGTGCGCTGGACCGAGGTCACCGAAGAGGGCTTTGTCGGCGGGCCGGTGATTCCCGATGACTATGACGGCTCGGCGCGATCACTGGAACAGCTGCGCACCAACATTTTGCGCTCGGGCCAGGTCGGTCGCCTGGTGGCCAACGATTTCGGTTCGGCCATTGTGCAGGTGCCGTTGTTCGACCGTGATCCTGAAACCGGTGCGGCACTGGACTACCAGCAACTGTCCCATCTGCTGGAAACCCTGGTGCGTCAGCCCTACGAATCCGAAGGCATTCGCATTCATATCACCGGCTTTGCCAAGGTGGTGGGGGATCTGATCGACGGTGCGAGGGACGTGGCGCTGTTTTTTGCCGTGGCCTTCGCGGTCACCCTGGTGCTGCTGTACCTGTATTCCGGCAGTGTCTCCGGCACCCTGATACCCCTGGCCTGCTCCCTGGTGGCGGTCATCTGGCAGCTTGGCCTGCTGCGTTTGCTCGGCTACGGGCTGGACCCGTACTCGATGCTGGTGCCTTTTCTGGTGTTTGCCATTGCCGTGAGCCACGGTGTGCAGATCGTGAATACCGTGGCCCAGGAAGCAGCGCAGGGCGCCGACAGCCTGCTGGCGGCGCGCCGGGCCTTTCGCGCACTCTATATACCGGGCCTGACGGCGCTGCTGTCCGATGGCCTGGGCTTTGTGACCCTGCTGGTGATTCAGATCCAGGTGATCCAGGATCTGGCGGTTGCTGCATCTGTCGGGGTCGCCGTGATTATCCTGACCAACCTGCTGCTGTTGCCCCTGTTGATGTCCTGGTGTGGTGTGGGCGCGCGGGCCATACAGCGGGCGCAGCGCAGCGGGGAGGCGGTGCACTCGCGCTGGGCCATTCTGACGGTCTTTGCCAGGCCCCGGGGAGCCGCCGTGGCGCTGCTGATCGCCGGCATACTGGCGGTCGCGGGGCTGCAGGCCAGTTCCTCGCTGAAAATCGGCGACCTGGACTCCGGCGCGCCGGAGCTGCGCAAGGACTCGCGTTACAACCTGGACAATGCCTTTGTGACCGACCACTACTCGACTTCCAGCGATGTCTTTGTGGTGATGGTGACCACCGCGGCGGAGCAGTGCGCCAGTTTCAAAACGCTTGAGCTGGTCGATCGATTCCAGCAATACCTCACAAATGTGCCCGGGGTGCAGTCCAGCCTGTCGCTGGCGGATGTCTCCGAGCGGGTGACGGCGGGGCTGAACGAAGGCAGCCTGAAGTGGCGCTCCGTGAGCCGCAACCAGTTTGTGATCAATGCCTCCCTGGCTTACGTGCCCGGCGGTCTGATGAACGGGGACTGCTCGCTGTTGCCGCTGATCATGTTCCTGGATGACCACAAGGCCGAAACCCTGACCCGCGTCACGGACAGCGTGAAAGCCTTTGCCGCCGAGCACGACAGCGACCAGATCCAGTTTCGCCTGGCCGCGGGCAACTCTGGTATCGAGGCGGCTACCAACGAGGTGATCAGCACGGCGCAGTACAAGATGCTGCTGTGGGTTTATGGCGTTGTAAGCCTGCTCTGTCTGCTGACCTTCCGCTCGGTGCGTACGGTGCTGTGCATCATTCTGCCGCTGGCGCTGACATCCCTGCTGTGCCAGGCGCTGATGGCCAGGCTCGGTATCGGCGTCAAGGTGGCGACACTGCCGGTGATCGCCCTGGGGGTGGGCATAGGCGTGGATTACGGTATCTATATCTATACCAAGCTGAACAGCTACCTGCTGCAGGGGCATAGCCTGCCGGATGCCTACCTGGCGACGCTGCGCACCACCGGCAAATCGGTTGCCTTTACCGGTCTGACCCTGGCGATTGGTGTGGTGCTCTGGGTGCTTTCACCCATCAAGTTCCAGGCTGATATGGGAATACTGCTAACCTTCATGTTCCTGTGGAACATGCTGGGTGCGCTGATACTGCTGCCGGCGCTGACCTGTGTGCTCTATCGCCATACCGGCTCGACGGTGGCGCAAAAGGAAACCAGCGACCTGCTGTCCTGA
- a CDS encoding NAD(P)H-dependent flavin oxidoreductase, with product MSLPESFRGRLRLPLIAAPMFLVSGPQLVIETCKAGVIGTFPALNQRSSEGFEQWLEEINAALQDQVQTTAVAAAPFGVNLIVHPTNPRLKADLMLCVKHRVPLVITSLGAVKEVVDAVHSYGGLVFHDVTNLRHARKAAAAGVDGLIAVCGGAGGHAGTLSPFALVNEIRQFFDGVVILSGSLSSGQDLAAARMLGADLGYMGTRFINTRESMAPDDYKDMIIGSRAADIVYTPKVSGIPASFMRQSLESAGLLDSEHDAGKSVDLSDEAKAWKTVWSAGQGVGSIDDVPTVAELVARLKCEYVEAGQRFLADSTTYLD from the coding sequence ATGAGTTTACCCGAATCCTTTCGCGGGCGGCTTCGCCTGCCGCTGATTGCCGCGCCGATGTTCCTGGTGTCTGGGCCGCAACTGGTGATCGAAACCTGCAAGGCCGGCGTGATCGGTACCTTCCCGGCGCTGAACCAGCGCAGCAGCGAGGGTTTCGAACAGTGGCTGGAGGAAATCAATGCCGCGCTGCAGGATCAGGTGCAGACCACGGCTGTGGCGGCAGCACCCTTTGGCGTCAACCTGATCGTGCACCCCACCAATCCGCGTCTCAAGGCGGACCTGATGCTCTGTGTAAAGCACCGGGTGCCGCTGGTGATTACCTCGCTGGGCGCGGTCAAGGAGGTAGTTGATGCGGTGCACAGTTATGGCGGCCTGGTGTTCCATGATGTCACCAACCTGCGCCACGCCAGGAAGGCGGCCGCCGCTGGCGTGGATGGCCTGATCGCGGTCTGCGGTGGCGCTGGCGGTCATGCGGGTACCCTGAGCCCCTTTGCGCTGGTCAACGAGATTCGCCAGTTCTTCGATGGCGTGGTGATCCTGTCCGGCAGCCTGTCCAGCGGCCAGGATCTGGCCGCCGCCCGCATGCTGGGGGCGGACCTGGGTTACATGGGCACGCGGTTTATCAACACCCGCGAGAGCATGGCGCCGGACGACTACAAGGACATGATCATCGGCAGCCGTGCCGCCGATATCGTCTATACGCCCAAGGTGTCCGGCATTCCGGCCAGCTTCATGCGCCAGAGCCTGGAGTCCGCGGGACTGCTGGATTCGGAGCACGATGCCGGCAAGTCGGTGGACCTGAGCGACGAAGCCAAGGCCTGGAAAACGGTCTGGTCGGCAGGGCAGGGCGTGGGCTCGATAGATGACGTGCCAACGGTGGCCGAACTGGTTGCGCGTCTAAAATGTGAGTATGTCGAGGCCGGCCAGCGCTTCCTGGCCGACAGCACGACTTACCTGGATTGA
- a CDS encoding acyl-CoA dehydrogenase C-terminal domain-containing protein yields the protein MPEYKAPRREMHFVLNELLDADAHYRALNGADDATPDMIEAIIEEGAKFSERVLAPLNSVGDRQGCRLEAGEVITPEGFKQAYSQFIEGGWSSLAHDPQWGGQGLPESIGIVINEMVGTANWAWSMYPGLSHGAMNTLEAHGTDEQKQQYLTRLVSGEWTGTMCLTESHCGTDLGLLRTRAEPAADGSYRISGTKIFISAGEHDMAENIVHIVLARLPDAPQGTKGISLFIVPKFLPDAAGGIGERNALECGSLEHKMGIHGNATCVMNFDGATGYLIGPANKGLNCMFTFMNTARLGTALQGLAHAEWGFQNSLSYARDRLQMRALSGHKNPQGAADPIIVHPAVRNMLLTQKAFAEGGRALIYYCAQLVDRVKQGATGEDRSAADAQLAFLTPIAKAFLTEAGYESANHAMQVYGGHGYIAEWGMEQNVRDSRISMLYEGTTQIQALDLLGRKVLMTQGEALKGFTKILHKFCQAQDGDAAMQPFVAPLVELNREWGELTMKIGMKAMQDREEVGAAAVDYLMYSGYVVLGYFWARMAQVAQAGLARGTTETAFYEAKLQCARFYFERLLPRTRSLSITMLSGADNLMSMDTEHFAF from the coding sequence ATGCCAGAGTACAAAGCCCCGCGACGCGAGATGCACTTTGTGCTGAACGAATTGCTGGATGCGGATGCGCACTACCGGGCGCTGAACGGTGCCGATGATGCGACGCCGGACATGATCGAGGCCATCATCGAGGAAGGCGCCAAGTTTTCCGAGCGTGTACTGGCCCCCCTGAACAGCGTCGGCGATCGCCAGGGCTGCCGGCTGGAGGCGGGCGAGGTCATCACGCCGGAGGGCTTCAAGCAGGCCTATAGCCAGTTTATCGAAGGTGGCTGGTCGTCACTGGCCCATGATCCGCAATGGGGCGGTCAGGGGTTACCGGAATCCATCGGCATCGTGATCAATGAAATGGTCGGTACCGCCAACTGGGCCTGGAGCATGTATCCCGGTCTCAGCCACGGCGCCATGAACACCCTGGAAGCCCACGGTACCGACGAGCAGAAACAGCAGTACCTGACCAGGCTGGTGAGTGGCGAATGGACCGGCACCATGTGCCTGACCGAATCCCACTGCGGCACGGATCTCGGGCTTCTGCGCACCAGGGCTGAGCCGGCCGCCGATGGCAGCTACCGCATCAGCGGCACCAAGATTTTTATATCCGCCGGTGAGCACGACATGGCCGAGAATATCGTCCATATCGTGCTGGCGCGTCTGCCGGACGCGCCACAGGGCACCAAGGGCATTTCGCTGTTTATCGTGCCCAAGTTCCTGCCGGATGCAGCGGGCGGCATCGGTGAGCGCAACGCCTTGGAGTGCGGTTCGCTGGAACACAAGATGGGCATTCACGGCAACGCCACCTGCGTGATGAACTTCGATGGTGCCACCGGCTACCTGATCGGCCCTGCCAACAAGGGCCTGAACTGCATGTTCACCTTCATGAACACGGCGCGTCTGGGCACGGCCTTGCAGGGCCTGGCCCATGCCGAGTGGGGGTTCCAGAACTCGCTGAGCTATGCCCGCGACCGCCTGCAGATGCGGGCGCTGTCGGGCCACAAGAATCCGCAGGGCGCCGCCGATCCGATTATTGTGCATCCGGCGGTGCGCAACATGCTGCTGACGCAGAAGGCCTTTGCCGAAGGCGGCCGCGCGCTGATCTATTACTGCGCCCAGCTGGTCGATCGCGTCAAGCAGGGCGCCACCGGGGAAGATCGTTCCGCCGCCGATGCGCAGCTGGCCTTCCTGACGCCCATTGCCAAGGCGTTTCTGACCGAAGCCGGCTACGAATCTGCCAACCATGCCATGCAGGTGTATGGCGGCCACGGCTATATCGCCGAGTGGGGCATGGAGCAAAACGTGCGCGACAGCCGCATTTCCATGCTGTACGAGGGGACGACCCAGATCCAGGCGCTGGATCTGCTGGGCCGCAAGGTGCTGATGACCCAGGGTGAAGCCCTCAAGGGCTTCACCAAAATACTGCACAAATTCTGCCAGGCGCAGGATGGCGACGCTGCCATGCAGCCCTTTGTGGCGCCACTGGTGGAGCTGAACCGTGAATGGGGCGAGCTCACCATGAAGATCGGCATGAAAGCCATGCAGGACCGCGAAGAGGTGGGCGCCGCGGCGGTAGATTATCTGATGTACTCGGGCTACGTTGTGCTGGGTTACTTCTGGGCGCGCATGGCCCAGGTGGCACAGGCCGGGCTGGCCAGGGGCACGACCGAGACCGCCTTCTACGAAGCCAAGCTGCAATGCGCACGTTTTTACTTTGAACGCCTGTTGCCACGCACCCGCAGCCTCAGCATCACCATGCTGTCGGGGGCCGACAATCTGATGTCAATGGATACCGAGCACTTTGCTTTCTGA
- a CDS encoding WD40/YVTN/BNR-like repeat-containing protein: protein MGFNVQGPMRLLCLLLGCSLFTSAASAATPFDRLQVPAQVTQRATQSLLLDIARAGERLVAVGEQGLVLLSDDGGDSWRQAAVPVSVLLTAVEFVDARHGWAVGHDGTVLHSADGGASWRLQLDGNRINALRAQQLEDELDALSLRTDTDPVALEDLEFALDDALFALEDGPSMPLLDVWFADPLHGFVLGAYGQLLRTDDGGEQWQTLGHRLPNPDRFHLNSLLATRSGDLYIAGEAGLLLRSRDSGQVWEALESPYEGSLFAIVEQDGLWLMGLRGNLFHSPNGEDWQALELDSSATLNSALALGEKLLLLGQGGLLQAGDQSGFAPLSEQRSRQSLSAALVAGRQLVLVGEGGIQRKELPAETAQ, encoded by the coding sequence ATGGGATTCAATGTTCAGGGTCCGATGCGGCTGCTTTGCCTGCTGCTCGGTTGCAGTCTTTTCACATCTGCGGCGTCTGCTGCGACCCCTTTCGACCGCTTGCAGGTGCCGGCCCAGGTGACCCAGCGGGCAACGCAGTCTTTGCTGCTGGATATCGCCCGCGCCGGCGAGCGCCTGGTGGCGGTGGGCGAGCAGGGGTTGGTACTGCTTTCCGATGATGGCGGCGACAGCTGGCGCCAGGCGGCTGTGCCCGTGAGCGTGCTGCTGACCGCCGTTGAGTTCGTGGATGCACGGCACGGTTGGGCGGTCGGTCACGATGGTACCGTGCTGCACAGCGCGGACGGCGGCGCCAGCTGGCGTCTGCAACTGGATGGCAATCGCATCAATGCGCTGCGAGCGCAGCAGCTGGAAGACGAGCTGGATGCCTTGAGCCTGCGTACGGATACGGACCCGGTCGCGCTGGAAGACCTCGAATTCGCGCTGGATGATGCCCTGTTCGCGCTGGAGGATGGCCCCAGCATGCCACTGCTGGATGTCTGGTTCGCTGACCCCCTGCATGGTTTTGTACTGGGAGCCTACGGCCAGTTGTTGCGAACCGATGATGGCGGCGAGCAGTGGCAAACCCTGGGACACCGCCTGCCCAACCCGGATCGTTTTCACCTTAACAGCCTGCTGGCAACCCGTTCAGGTGATCTCTACATCGCCGGTGAAGCCGGCCTGCTGCTGCGTTCCCGCGACAGCGGCCAGGTGTGGGAGGCGCTGGAGTCGCCCTATGAGGGTTCTCTCTTTGCCATCGTTGAACAGGACGGCCTCTGGCTGATGGGCTTGCGCGGCAACCTGTTCCACAGCCCGAACGGCGAGGACTGGCAGGCACTGGAGCTGGACAGTTCCGCCACTCTCAACAGCGCGCTGGCGCTGGGCGAAAAGCTCCTGCTGCTGGGGCAGGGTGGGCTGTTGCAGGCGGGGGATCAGTCGGGTTTCGCGCCGCTGTCAGAGCAGCGCTCGCGCCAGAGTCTGAGTGCAGCCCTGGTGGCCGGCAGGCAACTGGTACTGGTGGGTGAGGGTGGTATTCAGCGCAAGGAACTGCCTGCGGAGACAGCACAATGA
- a CDS encoding universal stress protein, translating into MSLAPNRILVLLDGGSHCQEALQRACLVAEETDQPLDVLWFGARPLWQGVEDTLAQQHGDRTTHLLDPTTSLFETLRREWVRESYSLVVKGCDPGHGRPGLTTPLDWRLLREVPAPVLLVKRLESWVGGRVLAAINPLHDGAVQRALDTSVLRTAQLICSLAQAQLHTVVATEPPMLGASAEDQVASLISARAEASVQALCQRLQLSPQQHHIGEGPAEFWISQVSNDLNAALLVISTSARAGVSGTLFGNTAEDILDRTETDVLVMRAGTEVLDHHH; encoded by the coding sequence ATGTCATTGGCGCCAAACAGAATTCTGGTCCTGCTGGATGGCGGATCGCACTGCCAGGAGGCGCTCCAGCGTGCCTGCCTTGTCGCCGAGGAGACCGACCAGCCACTGGATGTGCTCTGGTTTGGCGCGCGGCCACTCTGGCAAGGCGTGGAGGATACCCTGGCACAGCAGCACGGTGATCGGACGACTCATTTGCTGGACCCAACAACATCGTTGTTCGAGACCCTGCGCAGGGAATGGGTGCGCGAGTCCTACTCGCTGGTGGTAAAGGGCTGTGATCCTGGTCACGGCAGGCCAGGCCTGACGACGCCACTGGACTGGCGCCTGCTGCGCGAAGTGCCGGCGCCGGTCCTGCTGGTCAAACGCCTGGAGTCCTGGGTTGGTGGCCGGGTACTGGCGGCAATCAATCCGTTGCACGATGGCGCGGTACAGCGTGCGCTGGATACGTCGGTATTGCGGACCGCTCAGCTGATCTGCAGCCTGGCCCAGGCGCAGTTGCATACGGTGGTGGCCACCGAACCGCCCATGCTGGGTGCTTCGGCCGAGGATCAGGTGGCCAGCCTGATCAGTGCCCGGGCAGAGGCGTCGGTCCAGGCACTGTGCCAGCGGCTGCAGCTGAGCCCGCAACAGCACCATATCGGCGAAGGGCCGGCCGAGTTCTGGATCAGCCAGGTCAGCAATGATCTGAACGCTGCGCTGCTGGTGATCAGTACCAGTGCCCGGGCTGGCGTCAGTGGCACCCTGTTTGGCAATACGGCCGAGGATATTCTGGATCGCACCGAAACCGATGTGCTGGTCATGCGCGCCGGTACCGAGGTGCTGGATCACCACCACTGA
- a CDS encoding AMP-binding protein, with amino-acid sequence MAQARGHSIPQQLNPQHHRTVLDVVAHSCREYPDRPAFTSFGRTLSYAELDRLADAFAVYLQRNTDLKPGDRIAVQLPNLIQYPVVLFGALRAGLVVVNTNPLYTPREMEHQFRDSGARALVIHKSMAHKAEKIIGNTDISQVFVTQIGDLHGFVKRTLLNAAIKYIKKLEPPYSLPGAVCLRDALEAGLGLKPSAVDCATGDPAVLQYTGGTTGLAKGAVLSHGNLVSNMLQGCKLISQVEGHWSQTTVAPLPLYHIYAFTISLIVMETGGHTVLIPNPRDMDAFVSELKRWDVSCFIGLNTLFVALCNREDFRQLDFSPLKITISGGMALTHDAADQWQGVTGCEIMEGYGLTETSPAVAINPPHGVRVGTIGKPLPQTEVRIVTPEGTDVAPGDAGELCVRGPQVMVGYWQREKETAAAFTDDGYFRTGDVAVQEADGYLRIVDRAKDLIIVSGFNVYPNEIEDVVTSHPDVVECAAVGVANEHTGEAVRLFVVSRNETLADTDIQAWCKERLTAYKIPREIIFTHDLPKSNIGKVLRRKLKDADQGAEVA; translated from the coding sequence ATGGCTCAGGCTAGAGGGCATTCAATTCCGCAACAGCTCAATCCACAGCATCACCGCACGGTGCTGGACGTCGTGGCGCATAGCTGTCGCGAATACCCGGATCGTCCGGCCTTTACCAGTTTTGGTCGTACACTGAGCTACGCCGAGCTGGATCGCCTGGCGGATGCTTTTGCGGTTTACCTGCAGCGCAACACCGACCTCAAGCCCGGTGATCGCATCGCCGTGCAGCTGCCCAACCTGATTCAGTACCCGGTGGTGCTCTTTGGCGCCCTGCGGGCCGGGCTGGTGGTGGTCAATACCAACCCGCTTTACACCCCGCGGGAGATGGAACACCAGTTTCGGGACTCCGGCGCCAGGGCGCTGGTGATCCACAAGAGCATGGCGCACAAGGCCGAGAAAATTATCGGCAATACCGATATAAGCCAGGTGTTCGTCACCCAGATCGGTGATCTGCACGGCTTCGTGAAGCGCACCCTGCTCAATGCCGCGATCAAGTACATCAAGAAACTGGAACCGCCTTATTCGCTGCCAGGCGCTGTCTGCCTGCGCGATGCGCTGGAGGCGGGACTGGGTCTCAAGCCCAGCGCCGTCGACTGTGCAACCGGCGACCCTGCGGTACTGCAATATACCGGCGGTACCACGGGGCTGGCCAAGGGGGCGGTGCTCAGCCATGGCAACCTGGTGTCCAACATGCTGCAGGGTTGCAAGCTGATCAGCCAGGTGGAGGGGCACTGGAGCCAGACCACGGTGGCACCCCTGCCGCTCTATCATATTTACGCCTTTACCATTTCGCTGATCGTGATGGAAACCGGTGGCCATACGGTGCTGATCCCCAACCCGCGGGATATGGATGCCTTTGTCAGCGAACTCAAGCGCTGGGACGTCAGCTGTTTTATCGGCCTCAATACGCTGTTTGTGGCGCTGTGCAACCGGGAGGACTTTCGCCAGCTGGATTTCAGCCCGCTCAAGATCACCATCTCCGGTGGCATGGCCCTGACCCATGATGCCGCCGACCAGTGGCAGGGGGTGACCGGCTGCGAAATCATGGAAGGCTACGGCTTGACCGAAACCTCGCCGGCGGTGGCGATCAACCCGCCCCATGGTGTGCGGGTGGGCACCATCGGCAAGCCATTGCCGCAAACCGAGGTGCGCATAGTCACGCCAGAGGGTACCGACGTGGCGCCGGGGGATGCCGGGGAGCTCTGTGTGCGTGGACCCCAGGTGATGGTGGGGTACTGGCAGCGCGAGAAAGAAACCGCCGCGGCATTTACCGACGACGGTTATTTTCGCACCGGCGATGTGGCGGTGCAGGAGGCCGACGGCTATCTGCGCATTGTTGATCGTGCCAAGGACCTGATTATCGTCTCGGGCTTCAATGTTTATCCCAATGAAATCGAAGATGTGGTGACGTCTCACCCGGACGTGGTGGAGTGCGCCGCTGTGGGGGTCGCCAATGAACATACCGGAGAAGCCGTGCGTCTGTTTGTGGTGAGCCGCAATGAGACCCTGGCGGACACGGACATCCAGGCCTGGTGCAAGGAGCGCCTGACCGCCTACAAAATTCCGCGGGAGATCATCTTTACCCATGATCTGCCCAAATCAAATATCGGCAAGGTCCTGCGCCGCAAGCTCAAAGATGCGGATCAGGGCGCCGAAGTGGCCTGA
- a CDS encoding enoyl-CoA hydratase-related protein has protein sequence MSELIIRQCVDGVLELTLNRPQKKNALNREMYLSLTELLQQADRDDAVKVVLLNGAGDSFCSGNDIADFVSGGSSAEAARVPLRLLQTLAGLEKPLLAAVHGHAVGIGTTLLLHCDLVYGADNTRLQLPFARLGLVPEGGSSLLLPQLAGHRKAFELLVLGETFDADCGCSIGLINEVVGAEQVLARARDRACVLAALPQQALRKSKQMLRAHQQDLLQQVLVEEIDAFRERLQSAEAQSVLLAFMQRG, from the coding sequence ATGTCTGAACTGATAATCCGCCAGTGCGTCGATGGCGTGCTGGAACTGACCCTGAATCGGCCGCAGAAAAAAAATGCCCTGAATCGGGAGATGTACCTGAGCCTGACCGAGTTGCTGCAACAGGCCGATCGCGATGATGCGGTCAAGGTGGTATTGCTCAATGGCGCCGGCGACAGCTTTTGCTCAGGCAACGATATTGCCGATTTCGTCAGCGGCGGCTCCAGCGCCGAAGCGGCCCGGGTGCCGCTGCGCCTGTTGCAGACCCTGGCCGGGCTCGAGAAACCGCTGCTGGCGGCGGTGCATGGCCATGCGGTGGGCATTGGCACCACGCTGCTGTTGCACTGTGATCTGGTATATGGCGCCGACAACACGCGGCTGCAGCTGCCGTTCGCGCGCCTGGGCCTGGTGCCGGAGGGTGGCAGCAGCCTGTTGCTGCCGCAGCTGGCCGGCCATCGCAAGGCGTTTGAGCTGCTGGTGCTGGGAGAGACCTTTGATGCCGACTGTGGCTGCAGTATCGGCCTGATCAACGAGGTGGTTGGCGCAGAGCAGGTGCTGGCGCGGGCGCGGGACAGGGCCTGTGTCCTGGCGGCGCTGCCGCAGCAGGCGCTGCGCAAGAGCAAGCAGATGCTGCGGGCGCACCAGCAGGATTTGCTGCAGCAGGTGCTGGTGGAAGAGATCGATGCCTTCCGTGAGCGGCTGCAATCGGCCGAAGCCCAGAGCGTGCTCCTGGCATTTATGCAGCGCGGTTAA
- a CDS encoding DUF2889 domain-containing protein, whose protein sequence is MPLPKPARRTQQHHRVVNCVGFLRDDGLWDIEGRMTDIKTCDVDNEERGGYVAAGETFHDISMRLTIDQDFLIHQVECAIDAAPARMCAGIVGVFKRIEGTRIGPGWLRQTRELVGGVKGCTHLNELLQPLATTAIQTLWPATNTDAKKERRGAILNTCHTWAQNSEVVKRVLPEFYTPEPPSS, encoded by the coding sequence ATGCCCTTACCCAAACCCGCGCGTCGTACCCAGCAGCACCATCGAGTCGTCAATTGCGTGGGGTTCCTGCGCGACGATGGCCTCTGGGATATCGAGGGTCGCATGACGGATATCAAGACCTGCGATGTCGACAATGAAGAACGCGGTGGCTATGTGGCTGCCGGCGAAACCTTTCATGATATCAGCATGCGCCTGACCATCGATCAGGACTTCCTGATCCACCAGGTGGAGTGCGCCATTGATGCGGCGCCTGCGCGCATGTGTGCCGGTATCGTCGGTGTCTTCAAGCGTATCGAGGGCACCCGCATCGGTCCTGGCTGGCTGCGCCAGACCCGCGAACTGGTGGGTGGCGTCAAGGGATGTACCCATCTGAACGAGCTGCTGCAACCGCTGGCGACCACGGCGATACAGACGCTATGGCCGGCCACGAACACGGATGCAAAAAAGGAGCGCCGTGGTGCGATTCTCAATACCTGCCACACCTGGGCGCAGAATTCCGAGGTGGTGAAGCGGGTGTTGCCGGAATTCTATACCCCTGAGCCTCCGTCTTCCTGA
- a CDS encoding SCP2 sterol-binding domain-containing protein, with amino-acid sequence MTDINALFSTMEQQFDATAAAGVEAVFQYRLDDGGPWFVTVADGRCTVSEGESDAPTVILSLDSQTLGEIMSGELDGMSAFMGGRVRADGDIMVATQLATLFPPG; translated from the coding sequence ATGACCGACATAAACGCACTTTTTTCCACAATGGAGCAGCAATTCGATGCCACGGCGGCAGCGGGCGTGGAGGCGGTATTCCAGTACCGGCTGGATGATGGCGGTCCCTGGTTCGTGACCGTTGCCGACGGGCGTTGTACCGTATCCGAGGGCGAAAGCGATGCGCCGACCGTCATACTGTCCCTGGACAGCCAGACCCTTGGCGAGATCATGAGCGGTGAGCTGGATGGCATGAGCGCCTTTATGGGGGGACGGGTTCGCGCCGACGGCGACATCATGGTCGCGACCCAGCTGGCGACCCTGTTTCCGCCGGGCTGA